A single region of the Syngnathus acus chromosome 6, fSynAcu1.2, whole genome shotgun sequence genome encodes:
- the ptprq gene encoding phosphatidylinositol phosphatase PTPRQ has product MSGNFDFHGVTVSNTSVTADVPEEEGVAVVTGLAAYSCEGSECVATCFLRLQACVDHYEVDLETESGEPYGLKMDIFRYIGEYTIVHTHADVEGVSSSVQYTTTVSATSSTIISPGVSRMINANESVPGAPSGLKGHPVGSNGILLSWTMPPDTSDIDGYIIRYKEVCPYPDPVFTQVTKYLDVPETLLTDFTSGSTYHIQVAGSSPAGMGPFSKPVYTKTNESPPGLVTNLTAFAQNHTSVLVKWFLPHRINGLITKFSVKAKHARTGQTVRNLEVNAEDIMMGALPHCNDAAEILSRATVSPLEMTAVSPPYTLGAVPSAAAWSVPISVGVDQLRPYTAYLFEVSAFTSDGEGQIASTMVRMPESVPEDAPQNLSVLNVTSRSISLAWNSPNIITGKFTYVVFLYGPSGYLYENSTADMRFSLTGLAPYAKYSVEVGAKAAGDVGPVARNDVRTSAEAPSAVQDLVAFAEDAVSVRVNWRTPAQPNGPITHYRLQVLLNDTLLQDITLVGELNANTTGSYEDESPSPDQNGRRRRNVELGQTSTAAHIDPTQSTDITSFSLTHLRSAEQNTDAQTDQNFNPSVALVVTETPSDTYHSFQPPTIAFSATPVPPVTLPPWLRTPDDDVTAESSRLANTPGTLRLSTRQGSITAHAVASASSGVSVREEMMDLSTDELYYLVSDLEPFTEYTFRVAASTIVGEGPAADITEKTREQVPSSVLELSYQNISSTSIFVSWAAPLNPNGRITHYTVYGLALNTDQRLKWVTNSTSILITDLEKYTGYMLHVAASTAVGESLLSQEDGILVLTLEDEPDSPPVNLTVVDTSSSTATLTWSAPEKANGVIQQYTILYENRSFSDSVNTSSNKVTLTHLRPFTYYNVSVMAFTRFGHGNQASDYLLVLSGEDVPGSPPYSLAYESLSPNEVNVTWLPPLVPNGIITHYSLELWNSTHYLNLTSPTNFLHLTHLRKFARYRVTVQAHTRAGPGNFSTEPLNITTLEDAPDTPPQFLHARKLSNSEVELSWQPPLETNSEILYYVVRVWNETMDLLQNATETSVIINMDLESLYNASVSSWTRLGDGGMRAYIIFDAEPLEPPQNVNFANITTSAVTLLWYPPTEPNGIVIVHYTIYYTHNNTVAKQEVPVSDLNVPVSPDTLLSWTLTGLIGGTNYTVWMTSSTVLGDGGVWSEPLTLLLPEDVPSDSVHNLTAQIFSSTAIIVSWDPPLEPNGRPHYILTLQEAGVIPVIPNQAPPVVNKTITRTTTDNVFLFTKLRKYFPYVLTVTPATGAGPAHNHTSTTYLRTDDDVPSSAPLLVSAANLSSSSIAVAWQRPLEANGEITEYIITLFGPGGSNIMQTPESSFTLSNLLPYTAYNLSITAATRKGSGPALVLMLHTDEGGPVSPPRNLTIFNHTAVSVWLSWEPPLEPNGVVLQYGFRIRELITHTVTHRNSSGPSTTEYISGFRPHRSYEISVYSYTRVGHGNQFSSPVTFTTNESVSEAVGNLSCSGVRWDSIQLLWDPPLNPNGQILFYEIVMELDSYQVNAAEFTVTGLPPDQEYILGVAAVNSAGSGEPINCTASTLSESAPSAPRFLAVSQVTANNVTLKWAPPLSIPGLLKEYRLVTELLDTKCEPDGLIPAEEPASDCLESSVTVLVNASEAAPGFTLHPLAKYRHYRFKVAAVTNAGVGEYTEWIYVQTLAGNPDAPPRDIRILPTSGSFRIDWDPPDIISGPTSYLVQVGGPGLNYSIIRAPGELTTVVVTNLTAFSLYSVMVTAFTGPVENAAEDGKAIGPFVFQTLEEEPKDPPKNVVVSIIPDEVNQVKVTFTPPEEPNGRITSYFVYVYEKELLVRNVSLNTTQNDDDMLTAVIDGLKGGHDYSIQISAKNGAGRSPPSPHVQITTGIKAPAKPAQRPQAALGHRGVAMVTHKSITIRMPACFYSDDNGPIAKIQVIVAESGVKDAANLTTWRNAFFKHPGPYVTDQGFPNPPCPGDTRGVPESLRRNRTMAETYVIGERDECMQENHTDPLCNGPLKANTVYVFKFRATNSIGQFTDSQYSDHIKTAAYGLLSRDEQIILGVLLSFFLAMLLIVIICVSVKIHQRKKEGGTYSPREAEIIETKCKLDQLIAVADLELKQEKVKRYSSFFFRRKEIYVIQLLSYRKSLKPVNKKSFLQHVEDLCNNDNAKFQEEFSELPKLLQDLATTDADLPWNKSKNRFPNIKPYNNSRVKLLSEPGTAGSDYINASFVSGYLCPNEFIATQGPLPNTVADFWKMIWETGTRAIAMLTRCHEKGRIRCHKYWPEDNKPMSVFGDILISKVSEEILPDWTVRTLKVEKHGHYILVRHFNYTSWPEHGVPECCGTLIKFVQAVRGHRHENTTIAVHCSAGVGRTGVFIALDHLIQHIRDHDFVDVYGLVAELRSERMCMVQNLAQYIFLHQSTLELLNNKGNSQSIWFVSYSALEKLDSLDAMEGDVELEWEETTM; this is encoded by the exons ATGT CTGGAAACTTTGACTTCCACGGAGTCACCGTGTCCAACACTTCCGTCACCGCTGACGTACCGGAGGAAGAGGGAGTTGCCGTGGTTACGGGGCTGGC TGCCTACTCGTGCGAGGGGAGTGAGTGCGTCGCCACGTGCTTTCTCAGGCTGCAAGCTTGCGTGGATCATTACGAAGTCGACCTGGAAACTGAATCAGGGGAACCTTACGGTCTCAAGATGGATATCTTCAGGTACATTGGGGAGTACACCATCGTTCACACTCAC GCTGATGTTGAGGGTGTGAGTTCCTCCGTACAATACACAACCACCGTGTCCGCAACATCTTCAACCATCATCAGCCCGGGAGTCAGCCGCATGATCAACGCCAATGAGAGCG TTCCTGGTGCACCTTCAGGACTAAAAGGGCATCCTGTAGGCTCCAACGGGATTCTGCTCTCCTGGACCATGCCACCTGATACTAGTGATATTGACGGATATATCATCAG GTACAAGGAAGTGTGTCCCTACCCGGATCCTGTCTTCACACAAGTAACCAAGTACCTGGATGTCCCGGAGACTCTGCTCACTGACTTTACCTCGGGTTCCACGTATCACATTCAG GTGGCAGGCTCTTCGCCGGCTGGCATGGGACCATTTAGTAAACCTGTCTACACAAAGACCAATGAGTCCC CTCCAGGACTGGTGACCAACCTGACCGCCTTTGCTCAAAATCACACCTCTGTGCTGGTCAAGTGGTTCCTGCCACATCGCATCAACGGCCTCATTACAAAGTTTTCCGTCAAGGCCAAGCACGCTCGCACGGGCCAGACGGTGCGCAACCTGGAAGTCAACGCCGAGGACATCATGATGGGAGCGCTGCCTCACTGCAAT GACGCTGCGGAAATTCTGTCTCGAGCGACCGTCAGCCCCTTGGAAATGACGGCGGTGTCTCCGCCCTACACGCTGGGGGCCGTGCCCTCCGCGGCCGCTTGGAGCGTGCCCATCTCCGTAGGGGTGGATCAGCTTCGGCCTTACACCGCTTATCTTTTCGAAGTGTCTGCTTTCACATCTGACGGGGAGGGACAGATCGCCTCCACCATGGTCCGCATGCCAGAGTCAG TCCCAGAAGATGCTCCACAAAACCTCTCCGTATTGAACGTGACGTCTCGATCCATATCCCTCGCCTGGAACTCTCCCAATATCATCACTGGAAAATTCACCTATGTAGTCTTCCTATACGGGCCTTCGG GATACTTGTACGAGAACAGCACAGCGGACATGCGATTCTCCTTAACCGGCTTAGCTCCGTACGCAAAGTACTCGGTGGAGGTGGGGGCCAAAGCGGCCGGAGATGTTGGTCCGGTGGCTCGGAATGATGTGAGGACGTCGGCTGAAG CGCCCAGCGCTGTCCAGGACCTGGTGGCGTTTGCAGAGGATGCCGTTTCAGTCCGTGTGAACTGGAGAACTCCGGCCCAGCCCAACGGTCCAATCACTCATTACAGATTGCAGGTCCTGCTGAACGACACGCTGTTACAGGACATCACCCTCGTAGGAGAGCTG AATGCCAACACAACTGGTTCCTATGAAGACGAGTCACCCAGCCCCGATCAAAATGGGCGGCGTAGGAGGAATGTTGAGCTGGGTCAGACCTCCACCGCTGCTCATATTGACCCCACGCAGTCTACCGACATCACCTCCTTCAGCTTGACTCACCTCAGAAGTGCTGAGCAAAACACCGACGCTCAGACCGACCAGAATTTTAACCCCTCTGTCGCCCTCGTGGTCACAGAGACACCCAGCGACACTTACCATTCATTTCAGCCTCCCACCATAGCTTTTTCTGCTACGCCTGTGCCGCCTGTTACGCTTCCACCCTGGCTGAGGACGCCAGATGACGACGTGACCGCCGAGTCGTCCCGCCTCGCTAACACCCCGGGCACCTTACGCTTGTCCACTCGTCAGGGGTCTATCACAGCACACGCCGTGGCTTCTGCAAGTTCAG GTGTAAGCGTACGAGAGGAGATGATGGACCTGTCGACGGACGAGCTCTACTACCTGGTGTCCGACCTTGAACCTTTCACCGAGTACACGTTTAGGGTCGCCGCTTCCACTATAGTAGGCGAAGGGCCGGCCGCTGACATCACCGAGAAGACCCGAGAGCAAG TCCCCAGCTCAGTATTGGAACTTTCCTACCAAAACATCAGCTCCACCTCCATATttgtgagctgggcggcgcCACTCAACCCCAATGGACGAATCACGCATTACACCGTCTACGGTCTAGCGCTGAACACTGATCAGCGTCTGAAGTGGGTTACAAACTCAACCAGCATACTGATAACAG ATTTGGAGAAGTATACTGGTTATATGCTACACGTCGCGGCGTCGACGGCTGTGGGCGAGAGCTTGCTATCCCAGGAAGATGGCATCTTGGTTCTCACATTAGAGGACG AACCGGATTCCCCTCCAGTAAACCTCACGGTGGTGGACACCAGCTCGTCAACAGCCACCTTGACTTGGTCCGCCCCGGAGAAAGCCAACGGGGTGATCCAACAGTACACGATCCTCTACGAGAACCGGTCGTTTTCCGATTCAGTGAACACCTCCAGCAACAAAGTCACTCTGACGCACCTGAGGCCCTTCACCTACTACAACGTCTCTGTGATGGCCTTCACACGTTTCGGCCATGGCAACCAAGCTTCGGATTATTTACTTGTGTTGTCTGGGGAGGATG TGCCGGGCAGTCCTCCGTACAGCCTCGCTTACGAGTCGCTCAGTCCAAACGAGGTGAACGTGACCTGGCTGCCTCCGTTGGTGCCCAATGGCATCATAACCCACTACAGCTTGGAGTTGTGGAATTCCACCCACTATCTCAACCTCACCTCCCCTACCAACTTCCTGCACCTGACCCACTTGAGGAAGTTCGCGCGCTATCGCGTCACAGTGCAGGCGCACACTCGGGCCGGGCCGGGGAACTTCAGCACGGAGCCGCTCAACATCACTACGCTGGAGGATG CTCCAGACACGCCTCCTCAATTCCTCCACGCCAGGAAGTTATCCAACTCTGAGGTAGAGTTGTCCTGGCAACCGCCCCTCGAAACCAATTCGGAGATACTCTATTACGTTGTGAGAGTGTG GAACGAGACAATGGATCTGCTGCAGAATGCGACTGAGACGTCAGTGATTATTAACATGGACCTTGAGAGTCTCTACAATGCATCCGTCTCCAGCTGGACCAGGCTGGGAGACGGAGGGATGAGGGCCTACATTATCTTCGACGCAG AGCCCCTTGAACCACCCCAGAATGTGAATTTTGCAAACATCACTACCTCCGCTGTAACCTTGCTATGGTATCCACCCACGGAACCAAATGGGATCGTTATCGTTCACTATACAATTTACTACACTCACAACAACACTGTGGCCAAGCAG GAAGTTCCGGTTTCAGATTTGAATGTTCCTGTATCACCTGACACTCTCCTGTCCTGGACTCTGACTGGTCTTATTGGGGGCACTAACTACACAGTCTGGATGACTTCCAGTACTGTACTTGGGGATGGAGGAGTCTGGAGCGAGCCACTTACCTTGCTCTTACCGGAGGACG TGCCGTCCGACTCGGTCCACAACCTGACCGCTCAAATCTTCAGCTCCACCGCCATCATCGTGAGCTGGGACCCTCCTCTGGAGCCCAACGGCCGCCCCCATTACATCCTCACCTTGCAGGAAGCCGGCGTCATCCCCGTGATACCCAACCAAGCCCCTCCCGTGGTCAACAAAACCATCACGCGCACCACCACCGACAACGTCTTCCTCTTCACCAAACTTCGGAAGTATTTCCCTTACGTGTTGACCGTCACCCCGGCGACCGGTGCTGGCCCCGCCCATAACCACACCAGCACTACGTACCTGAGGACGGATGATGACG TCCCCAGTTCCGCCCCATTGCTGGTCTCGGCGGCGAACTTGTCGTCATCTTCCATCGCTGTGGCGTGGCAGCGTCCCCTGGAGGCCAACGGGGAGATCACTGAGTACATCATCACGCTGTTTGGCCCGGGGGGATCAAACATCATGCAGACGCCCGAGAGCTCCTTCACACTTAGCAATCTACTGCCGTACACGGCTTATAACCTAAGCATCACCGCGGCGACGCGTAAAGGCTCAGGGCCAGCGCTCGTATTAATGCTGCACACTGATGAGGGAG gTCCCGTGTCCCCTCCCCGCAACTTGACCATTTTCAACCACACGGCCGTGTCGGTGTGGTTGAGCTGGGAGCCTCCTCTGGAGCCCAACGGGGTGGTCCTGCAGTACGGCTTCCGGATCCGAGAACTCATCACACACACCGTCACACACCGG AATTCATCCGGTCCATCAACCACTGAGTACATCTCCGGCTTCAGGCCCCATAGGTCCTACGAGATCAGTGTTTACAGTTACACGCGAGTAGGCCATGGCAACCAGTTTAGCAGCCCGGTGACATTCACCACCAACGAGTCAG TGTCAGAAGCTGTGGGGAACCTGTCGTGTTCAGGAGTCAGATGGGATTCCATTCAGTTATTATGGGATCCTCCGCTCAACCCCAACGGGCAGATCCTTTTTTATGAGATTGTAATGGAGTTGGACTCGTACCAGGTCAACGCAGCAGAATTCACGGTGACTGGACTGCCGCCGGACCAGGAGTACATACTCGGTGTGGCCGCGGTCAACTCAGCGGGATCCGGAGAGCCAATTAACTGCACTGCTTCTACGCTTTCCGAGTCAG CTCCATCTGCCCCTCGCTTCCTCGCCGTCTCTCAAGTCACGGCCAACAACGTGACACTGAAATGGGCTCCTCCGCTTTCTATCCCGGGCCTGCTCAAAGAGTACCGCCTGGTCACAGAGTTGCTTGACACAAAATGCGAACCCGACGGCCTAATCCCCGCCGAAGAACCGGCCTCGGATTGCTTGGAGTCAAGCGTCACCGTGTTGGTCAACGCTTCGGAAGCGGCCCCGGGTTTCACGCTCCATCCTCTGGCTAAATATCGACACTACCGTTTCAAAGTGGCAGCGGTGACCAATGCAGGAGTGGGAGAATACACAGAGTGGATTTATGTGCAAACCCTTGCAGGCA ACCCAGATGCCCCTCCCCGTGATATCAGAATACTACCTACCTCCGGCAGCTTTCGTATTGACTGGGACCCTCCGGATATTATTTCCGGACCGACGTCCTATCTCGTGCAG GTGGGCGGTCCCGGTTTGAATTACTCGATAATCCGAGCGCCAGGGGAGTTGACTACGGTGGTTGTAACTAACCTGACAGCATTCTCGCTTTATTCCGTGATGGTCACCGCCTTCACCGGCCCTGTAGAGAACGCCGCCGAGGACGGGAAGGCCATTGGGCCCTTTGTGTTTCAAACCCTAGAAGAAG AGCCTAAAGACCCACCAAAGAACGTGGTAGTCTCCATCATCCCGGACGAAGTAAACCAGGTCAAGGTGACCTTCACGCCGCCGGAAGAACCCAACGGAAGAATCACGTCCTACTTTGTGTACGTCTACGAGAAAGAGCTCCTGGTGAGAAACGTCAGCCTGAATACCACCCAAAATGACGACGACATGCTGACTGCCGTCATCGACGGCCTGAAAGGTGGTCACGACTACAGTATTCAG aTTTCTGCAAAGAACGGCGCCGGTCGCAGTCCACCCAGCCCACACGTCCAGATAACAACAGGAATCAAAG CGCCGGCCAAGCCCGCTCAAAGACCCCAGGCAGCGCTCGGCCATCGAGGGGTTGCCATGGTTACCCACAAGAGTATCACCATCCGCATGCCGGCGTGTTTCTATAGTGACGACAACGGGCCAATTGCAAAAATTCAGGTCATCGTGGCTGAGTCAGGGG TGAAGGATGCCGCAAACCTTACGACCTGGAGGAACGCCTTTTTCAAACACCCCGGCCCGTACGTGACGGACCAGGGCTTCCCCAACCCGCCGTGTCCGGGGGACACTCGCGGGGTACCCGAAAGCCTCCGACGCAATCGCACCATGGCGGAGACGTATGTGATAGGAGAGCGCGACGAGTGTATGCAGGAGAACCACACGGACCCGTTGTGTAACGGACCTCTGAAGGCCAACACTGTCTATGT GTTCAAATTCAGAGCAACCAACAGCATCGGACAATTCACTGACTCCCAATATTCTGACCATATTAAAACTGCAG CTTATGGGCTGCTGAGCAGAGACGAGCAGATCATCTTGGGTgtgctcctctccttcttcTTGGCAATGCTGCTGATTGTCATCATCTGTGTGTCCGTCAA GATCCACCAGCGTAAGAAGGAGGGCGGAACGTATTCCCCCCGAGAAGCGGAGATCATCGAGACCAAGTGTAAACTGGATCAGCTGATTGCTGTGGCAGACTTGGAGCTGAAGCAAGAAAAAGTCAAACG GTATTCGTCCTTCTTCTTCAGACGGAAGGAAATATACGTCATCCA ACTTCTCAGCTACAGGAAATCGCTCAA GCCTGTCAACAAGAAGTCTTTCCTCCAGCACGTTGAGGATCTGTGCAACAACGACAATGCCAAATTCCAGGAGGAATTTTCC GAGCTGCCCAAACTACTTCAGGACCTGGCCACTACGGACGCAGACTTGCCTTGGAACAAATCCAAGAACCGGTTTCCCAATATAAAGCCCT ATAATAACAGTCGAGTGAAACTGCTGTCAGAACCGGGAACTGCGGGCTCGGACTACATCAACGCCAGCTTTGTCTCA GGCTATCTGTGTCCAAATGAGTTCATCGCCACCCAGGGTCCTCTACCCAACACAGTGGCTGACTTTTGGAAGATGATCTGGGAAACGGGCACCCGCGCCATCGCCATGCTCACGCGGTGTCATGAAAAAGGCCGA ATTCGCTGTCACAAGTACTGGCCGGAGGACAACAAGCCCATGTCAGTATTTGGTGACATCCTTATTTCAAAAGTATCCGAAGAAATCCTTCCTGATTGGACTGTCAGAACGCTTAAAGTGGAAAAG CACGGACACTACATTTTAGTCCGCCACTTCAACTACA